CATACACAACTAAAGTGTGCTCTAAATTTCTCTTGAATGACAACTTAAAATTTGTGGAATGAGTGTGCAACCGAACTTTATCACCACTTGCAGTTTCGATAACAGTCACAGTCCTTCTTCCACCACCTTTATTTGGTGAACACAATCTCCCAACCATTGGATACAAACCTGCTACCAGAACTGCGTGGAGAACACCAGGGTCAGATGCATTCACGTTGTAACTAGAAACATCTTCAGGAATAAACCCGTTTCGGATTAGTTCTGTCTGGAGCTGCTTGCGCATGCCAGATAACATATGCATGGAATTAGAAGATACAAAATATTGCGAACAAAACCGTGCTTCTAAACCCATCCTTTTCGCATTATTCCAGCACTGGAATGCAGCTAATACAGCAAACTGATCACCACATCCCCCATACAAAGAAGCAAGCTCAGATTTTGCGGCTGAAGCTCTCTTCTTGTCTTCAGGTAACATTGGAAGCGTAAATGGATCTCTATAGTCAGATGCGCAAGCTAGAGTTAATGCCGGACCAAGGCAGTTCAtcaatataccaaaaaaaaGCATCCTGCTGGTTACAGGGTGAACAGGAAGAGATCCAAGCTTCTCCCCTAGTTGGGTGAGTTTTTCATCAAGTGACAATGCCCCAATGTCTTGAAGAACGACAATAGCATTACGTATCGACTCATAAACGGGAGGATCTAGTGTCTTTCCAAGAAACTCTTCTATTTTGCAGCTCGGATCAATCAACTTGACCTGTCACGAGAGAGAGAACCAAATGTGAAGGGAACATTATAGTCATGTTTTATATAGAATTGATTTATTAACACCCTGCTTGTatctctataaaaaaaatctcaacaCCCTGCTTATTTTTTATTGGATGGACTTGCATTAAGTGGATGTTTGTCAACTTTCAAAACTAATTTAAAATGGCATAAGAAGAAACCAGTTAGACACACCTATATAAAAATATACTAATTTCACTTATAAGCCGGTTTGGGAATGGACCAGGCATTTGACCAAATTCATTAGTTTTTCAATCGAACTGGCTGGTCTCGTTTTTTACCAAGATATCTGATTTTTGCAGGTTGCAAAACACTCCCTAAACAATACAAGGGAATACAGTTTAGGATTAAAAAGAAATCCTcatcaaagaaaaataaaacaaaacaagagAAAGATGAATAATCAGCAAAGTTTGCCAATCTCTCTTCATTATTTATTAAAGAAGTCCTCATACAAACCCTCTAGCAAGCACTAAGCTAAACTAAATTAATCAATACCATATATGACACAGAGAAGGGGAACTGTCCTTAAAACTTGAGGTCTTTCTTCTCAACCTTAGAATCCAATTACATCACACGATGCAAAAAGACCCTTCCCTACTTGCTCTTCCGAAAACCTGacatagtttttctttttttgcatAAACCAATAATCAACTGTATTTAAAGCAATGGAGTTCATCGACAATTATAACGTCTGAATTTAGAAATCCAGCAAACCAGCTTGTGCATGGAGTGGCaagttatttattttcaaatgaGTATCCTTAGTGCGAGAATTAGTGTCTCCCTAACTTTTGCCATTTTAACAATTTTTCCAATTACATTAAGGGTTATTAGAGAAAATTTTCACCAATTTATCATGCACTACAGTAAGCACCAAGGTTCTGAGACACCAATTATGGTAGATGAATTACCTGCAGACAAAGCTCCTCAATAGGCATTCTCCTAAGTTCTGGAATCTGAAAATCTGGCAAGGAAGCTGCTCGAGCCTTTGAATACAAATGATAGCAAATACCAGGTTGACAACGGCCAGCGCGCCCCTCTCGCTGCTTAGCACTTGCTTTTGAAATCCAAGATGATTGAAGAGTTGACACATTATTGTAAGGGTCATAGCTTTTTTCCTTCATTCGTCCAGCGTCTATGACATACACTATATCATCAATGGTGATAGCTGTTTCAGCAATATTGGTTGAGAGAACAATTTTGCGGCAGGGATGTGGTAGGTGCTTAAAAACCTTCTTTTGCTCCATGGTTGGAACCATAGAATGCAGAGATATAACCATAAACAGCGATGAGTTCTTGAAAAAAGAGGATGCAAGCAGTCTCTGACGCGTTCTGTTTATATCATCCCAGCCTGGAAGAAAAACAAGGATACCTCCATCTTTCGAATcagtacatattttttttatcagctgCTCTATCAGAACAACATCTACAAATTCAGGGTTGACAGTGCTAAGATATTTATTAAGTAACTTCTCTTCTGTGGAGTTGGAAAAATTAGTATCCATGTGCTGCTTCATTATTTCAGCAGCTTCTGAATGATTTTCCCTTTCAGCAATTTCCAGTGCAGTTGTTCCATCTTTGGCTCTTAAATTGCAATCTGCCCCAAAAGATAAGAGCATGCACATATCACCCACTCTACCTCTTCCAGCAAACACCATTAATGGTGTAAGGCCAGTTAAAGAATGCTGATAATTGAAGTGTTCAGGCGTTCCTTCAAAAGAAACCAACTCCAACAACATGTCCCACTCATCATTAGACCATGCCAAATTTATAGCTTCATCCATAGAAAGCATCTCTTCTTCACTTAGCTTGCGATTGTTTATTGGAATATTACATGTGGTACTATCAAGATGATTATCATCCCTAGATTTTATAATCGAAAGTACATCCTCCAAAAAGAATGTTTGGACCTGAGGAAAGAAAAGGTAGAAATTGTAGCAAGTATATGTGAAAAAGAATGACTTAATTCACAATCTACTACAGCATAGGTACCGGATAAGTGAACCCTGGAACACTGATGATGGGGCAACCCCCAAAATATTGAGAAAATCTCATAGTATCAATGGTAGCACTCATTAATATCTGTAACATAAGAGCACCGGAAAAACGatacaatttaaaaatattgGTCAAATATGGGAAATAATGtgtatgaataaaaaaaaagcacTTGACGGTATGAAAgagaaatagagaaataaaaatataataacttTGAACTGACCAGTCGTAGGTGAGGATTTGAAGGGAGCATGTCTCTGCATATAAGTCACcaaaaaacagaaacattaGTGTGAAAACCAGACAAACATCGTAAGTAAGTAATCTCAAATATTATCttttttctttgggaaggaggaCTGAATAACAGGAAGCTATTACTATAATTTGGGACGAAAAGACAATTGCGCTCATCAagccttatatatttatatttaactgTACCACTCTAGAAAGTAAAGGCTAATAAGTTCCTTTCAATGGATTACCTGAGGACTGCCATCATGAAATCTGAGTACCGGTCCCTTTCATGAATTTCATCCTGAAAAACAAATTAATGTCACATCATTTTTCAATGTATATTTCGCAAGAGATATGCCAAGATTCTCGAAGACAGACTATATGAAGATATTTGAATTCACTTCTCGATTCTCACAGGTAACAAAAAATTTAGAAGAATAATATGAAAAACTCTAATTACATTTCCCCTTTAAGCATTATAAATATCATCACAGCTTTTTCATGGATATCATTATCTCGAGATCAAGAGTAATGTTGTCATTACCGGATACCAGCACTTAGCGGCCAACCCCGAAAATTCTATAACATATAGCGCATAGCGGAATGCgcatttgataaaaaaaaaaaaattatacagttTACATAATTTGTACTAAATACATatgtaaatatttttaaaaaactcaaaattcatGATATTCGTGATTACAATAACAACTACTAggttgttagaaatataatcattCATCTATCCAAAAGCTCAAGGTTTTTATAATTAGTTCATTGACACGGTAACCTCTATGaccaagtggtctagagttTGATCCTTGCAGCCTCCAATTCTTCTAATCAAAGAAAAGTTAAATTTCAGCACATGGTACGCGGGCTTGTGCATTGTCaacgcttcaagcccaagtgggctcttgcgtgaggaggcgtgttagaaatatagTCGTTCATGTGTCctttacccaatagcttaagcttttgggataattggttcttGACAGGTGTGTTAAACAAAACATATATTAAATACCAACCAAAGTCAAGGTAAGCCAGGTATTTAAGTCTCTAAGGCCTTAAACTAAACTGCCTAAAAACATACCAGATCCTCTACGGCGGGTAAGCTCAAACAGAGAAAGGAAGGAGGCACAAAGGAATGAGAGTTTCTCAAATTAGACCTTTTTCAGTATGTATTCAAAGGGAAAACTCTAAAATAGCTCCCAAAAATGTTACAGTGTTAACTAATCAAAGGCATTTTTGGGTTTTCGTTAGTCCCACCGAATAGCGGTTAGATGGCATCATAGCACCACAATGGCTGCTATTTGCGTTTATTTTGCAGGCGGCCGCAATGGCCACTTCATTAGATTGGAACGCTACTCAGTAACTAGTATAGCGTGCTACTGCTATTGTCAACCCTGATCAAGAGACCATCTGAAAACCGATTATTCCAAGTGTGTGTTGGACCCGTCTAGTTAAAGTCACTTTATAAACTACTTCACAATTTTTCAAGACAACTTCCAGCATTATGCAATAATTAAGCCAGTGATGACGTTTTTTTTTCTCGAATTAACTAAATAATATAAAGACTTGCTACTTTCACCATCAGTCACATAATGGCAATCATGGTGACTGTGACACTCAGACTCTTGTATAGTCCCTTCACTCCAACAAAAAAGGGATTTGTTCAAAGTTCAAGTAAAATTGCAAGAAATGATAAGACGGGGCTCCGTAAGTCTATTTTAACAAAATATCAGTAATAGCATCCCGATTCTAACAATTTTTCCTAGCCAGTTTGAATTTCCAATTATCCTGTGTATCTGGGAACATGCCAGTCATACCTAATAACCAACTTTTAAATACTCTAAAGCaatatagaagaaagaagcgTGATATTTACCCATGAGTAAGTGCCATATGTTTATGCTGCAGCTgaagataaaaaataattaccatAATTATGTGAGTGATGCCAGAAATTTC
This is a stretch of genomic DNA from Lotus japonicus ecotype B-129 chromosome 1, LjGifu_v1.2. It encodes these proteins:
- the LOC130733269 gene encoding DExH-box ATP-dependent RNA helicase DExH6-like, with translation MAKNKGKNKKKSYGHTLPVDESTRLRFSQILEQFCDSNDEVFKFDANLSNMERALVHQLSRKMGLKSKSHGTGNARRIFVQKFGKMVDRDNGPEKLPHFTFSQEANWVLSDLFTHYPPGDGRSWDMIGENNDGADSRRQNKDDIFARPSMSKAEIAKRLQTLGSNTTADNLKQITKNRSKLPIASFKDVITSTVESHQVVLISGETGCGKTTQVPQFILDHMWGKGEVCKVVCTQPRRISAISVSERIASERGETIGENVGYKIRLESKGGRQSSIVLCTTGILLRVLVSKGSRGSKKDEISGITHIIMDEIHERDRYSDFMMAVLRDMLPSNPHLRLILMSATIDTMRFSQYFGGCPIISVPGFTYPVQTFFLEDVLSIIKSRDDNHLDSTTCNIPINNRKLSEEEMLSMDEAINLAWSNDEWDMLLELVSFEGTPEHFNYQHSLTGLTPLMVFAGRGRVGDMCMLLSFGADCNLRAKDGTTALEIAERENHSEAAEIMKQHMDTNFSNSTEEKLLNKYLSTVNPEFVDVVLIEQLIKKICTDSKDGGILVFLPGWDDINRTRQRLLASSFFKNSSLFMVISLHSMVPTMEQKKVFKHLPHPCRKIVLSTNIAETAITIDDIVYVIDAGRMKEKSYDPYNNVSTLQSSWISKASAKQREGRAGRCQPGICYHLYSKARAASLPDFQIPELRRMPIEELCLQVKLIDPSCKIEEFLGKTLDPPVYESIRNAIVVLQDIGALSLDEKLTQLGEKLGSLPVHPVTSRMLFFGILMNCLGPALTLACASDYRDPFTLPMLPEDKKRASAAKSELASLYGGCGDQFAVLAAFQCWNNAKRMGLEARFCSQYFVSSNSMHMLSGMRKQLQTELIRNGFIPEDVSSYNVNASDPGVLHAVLVAGLYPMVGRLCSPNKGGGRRTVTVIETASGDKVRLHTHSTNFKLSFKRNLEHTLVVYDEITRRDGGMNIRNCTVVGPLPLLLLSTEIAVAPGKDNDNDDGDGDGDEDDEGSKEDEDGIEDEMEVDTKSSGHCEDKFMSSPDNMVRIIMDRWLNFDSTAIDIAQLYCLRERLSAGVLYKVTHPRKPLPPILEASMHAIACILSCDGCSGMPVIADGLDILTTMVDDTNLGKQATGTKRLGKRPKGSLAELVYHKDQSQTSSSFHLIMAQMEVNDNFQL